One region of Paenibacillus polymyxa M1 genomic DNA includes:
- a CDS encoding histidinol-phosphatase, translating to MKFDLHTHHFRCGHADGNIRDYIEAGIQSGLQAIGISDHSPFLCNEKDQAFPKIYMAKSQLAEYVKEVQELKKEYEGRIDVLLGLETDYFPDFVELYRSTLAPYPFDYLIGSIHNVEGDSIFNRNRWKKLSDARKVEVKQAYYALIQQSARSGMFQILGHIDAMKGNFPAFSDIPADEAIDETLRVIAESNVAIEINTSGKTKLSGGWYPSASILERAHHFGVEVTFGSDAHKPSRVGDDWEDVKAMLKDIGFREWVYFKEKRKIPVAL from the coding sequence ATGAAATTTGATCTGCACACCCATCATTTCCGCTGCGGTCATGCAGACGGCAACATTCGGGATTACATCGAAGCAGGTATTCAATCAGGCTTACAAGCTATTGGTATTTCCGACCATTCCCCCTTCCTATGTAACGAAAAGGATCAGGCTTTTCCTAAAATTTATATGGCCAAGTCACAGCTTGCTGAATATGTAAAAGAAGTACAGGAGCTTAAGAAGGAATACGAGGGCCGTATTGACGTGCTCCTTGGATTGGAAACGGATTATTTCCCTGATTTTGTTGAATTGTATCGTTCCACTTTGGCTCCTTATCCATTTGATTACCTTATCGGGTCGATTCATAATGTCGAAGGGGACAGCATTTTTAACCGCAATCGTTGGAAAAAATTAAGTGACGCTCGTAAAGTCGAGGTCAAACAAGCCTACTATGCGCTCATTCAGCAATCTGCGCGAAGCGGCATGTTTCAGATTTTAGGTCATATTGACGCAATGAAAGGGAATTTCCCTGCCTTTTCAGACATTCCTGCCGATGAAGCCATTGACGAAACCTTGCGAGTGATTGCGGAATCCAATGTGGCGATTGAGATTAACACTTCAGGTAAAACCAAGCTGAGTGGCGGATGGTACCCGTCTGCTTCTATTTTAGAAAGAGCGCACCATTTTGGTGTGGAGGTCACTTTTGGTTCAGATGCCCATAAGCCTTCGCGGGTAGGCGACGATTGGGAAGACGTAAAAGCGATGCTGAAGGATATCGGCTTCCGGGAATGGGTTTATTTTAAAGAAAAACGTAAAATTCCTGTGGCGCTTTAA
- a CDS encoding GTP pyrophosphokinase, with amino-acid sequence MQLEDPMDKLKKLKHDITRFMLIYKFALDEMETKIEILKQEFQALHDYSPIEHTKSRLKSPESIMNKMLRKNSELSLDAIKDSIKDIAGLRITCSFISDIYDVSNMLQRQSDLKVLEIKDYIKNPKPNGYQSLHLLVQVPVFMSDCEELVCVEVQIRTIAMDFWASLEHKIFYKYNQSVPESLTRELKNAADSANALDLQMERLHREIKEIKDARGEEDSMEELRKIMINNQQITVPANFLKLLGE; translated from the coding sequence ATGCAATTGGAAGATCCTATGGACAAGCTCAAAAAGCTAAAGCATGATATCACGCGATTTATGCTCATCTATAAGTTTGCACTCGACGAAATGGAAACCAAGATTGAAATATTAAAGCAGGAATTTCAAGCATTGCACGATTACAGCCCTATTGAGCATACCAAATCACGCCTTAAATCTCCTGAGAGTATCATGAACAAAATGCTTCGTAAAAATAGTGAGTTATCGCTGGATGCTATCAAAGATTCTATCAAGGATATCGCGGGCTTACGTATTACTTGTTCTTTTATTTCTGACATTTATGATGTCAGTAACATGCTTCAGAGACAGAGTGACCTCAAGGTGCTGGAAATCAAGGATTACATCAAGAATCCCAAGCCGAACGGTTATCAGAGTCTGCATTTGCTGGTTCAAGTTCCTGTATTCATGTCGGACTGTGAGGAACTAGTCTGCGTAGAGGTGCAGATTCGAACCATTGCGATGGATTTTTGGGCAAGCCTGGAGCATAAAATCTTTTATAAATACAACCAGTCTGTTCCCGAGAGTCTGACACGTGAATTAAAGAACGCGGCGGATTCCGCTAATGCGCTTGATCTGCAAATGGAACGTCTGCATCGTGAAATCAAGGAGATTAAAGATGCCAGAGGTGAAGAAGACTCTATGGAAGAGCTT
- a CDS encoding chemotaxis protein CheX produces MKAEVINPFLESARRVIEQLIQVSPLPGNLGVKNVELVDDHIWIMIGMTGQLSGNIVFGLNEQVALRMVSAMMGGFVLTEIDEMGKSAISELGNMISGNASTILSSQGIVVDITPPQVMKSENLTTFVPQRALCIPLSVEGIGELDIQVMIS; encoded by the coding sequence GTGAAGGCAGAAGTGATAAATCCTTTTTTGGAGTCGGCGAGACGGGTCATTGAACAATTGATCCAAGTATCTCCTTTACCCGGAAATCTCGGTGTGAAAAATGTCGAGTTAGTGGACGACCATATCTGGATTATGATCGGGATGACCGGACAGCTCAGCGGAAATATTGTGTTCGGTCTGAATGAGCAGGTGGCGCTACGTATGGTATCGGCGATGATGGGCGGATTTGTGTTGACTGAAATTGATGAGATGGGCAAAAGCGCAATTTCGGAATTGGGCAATATGATTAGTGGCAATGCCAGTACAATTTTGTCCAGTCAGGGAATTGTCGTGGATATCACCCCTCCGCAGGTCATGAAATCAGAAAACTTGACCACTTTTGTGCCCCAGCGTGCCCTTTGTATTCCGCTTTCGGTGGAAGGAATCGGTGAGCTGGATATTCAGGTGATGATCTCTTAA
- a CDS encoding LysR family transcriptional regulator yields MNISQLETLIMISKTMSFRKAGELLNLTQPAVSAQIKSLEDEFKTILIDRNQPVTLTDRGVVFLEHAERILEVVEELRQRLYDLNETPQGHIALGTTTSIAIQILPRVLSYFQDQFPLIKTSIQSMASSMIYQQVENGLIDVGIGYLIERNPNLSTSVLYYDSFELVVSPTHPLASQPHATIEALREIPLILLSPDTVGRKFVDDVFKKHQIVPHVVIELSSSEEVKRMVEINLGAAIISRLSVTSELRTGTLKMIHIPELEVSHPVGVIYKSGRYLNSAMQQFLSDLKGMPETNFTNSE; encoded by the coding sequence ATGAACATCAGTCAACTTGAAACACTTATCATGATTTCCAAAACGATGAGCTTCCGTAAAGCCGGAGAACTTCTCAATTTGACGCAGCCGGCGGTGTCCGCCCAAATCAAAAGTCTAGAGGATGAGTTCAAAACCATTCTGATTGACCGCAACCAGCCCGTCACCCTGACCGACCGGGGAGTTGTTTTTTTGGAACACGCCGAGCGCATATTGGAGGTTGTTGAGGAATTAAGACAGAGATTGTATGACTTGAACGAAACACCGCAGGGTCACATTGCGCTGGGTACCACAACATCCATCGCCATTCAAATTTTACCGCGTGTGCTCTCCTACTTTCAGGATCAGTTCCCTCTCATCAAAACCTCCATTCAATCCATGGCCTCCTCGATGATCTATCAGCAGGTGGAGAACGGACTTATTGATGTTGGTATCGGTTATCTGATCGAACGTAATCCCAATCTAAGCACTTCAGTCCTGTATTATGATTCTTTTGAGCTTGTCGTGTCTCCTACACATCCGCTGGCCTCGCAACCACACGCTACTATTGAAGCCCTTCGGGAAATTCCGCTCATTCTGCTCTCTCCCGATACGGTAGGACGGAAATTCGTGGACGATGTTTTTAAAAAGCACCAAATTGTGCCCCATGTCGTGATCGAGTTGTCCAGCAGTGAGGAAGTCAAACGGATGGTCGAAATCAATCTCGGAGCTGCCATAATTTCCAGACTTTCAGTCACTTCTGAACTGCGTACAGGCACATTAAAAATGATCCATATTCCCGAGCTGGAAGTTAGTCATCCGGTAGGGGTGATTTATAAGTCCGGCCGTTATCTAAACTCAGCAATGCAGCAATTTTTGAGCGATCTGAAGGGGATGCCGGAGACGAATTTCACCAATTCTGAATAA